The genomic window GTGACGAACACCTTGGAGAGCGAGCATGATGACCATGAAGGCCATGACCACGCTGAACACGATCATGACGATCACCAGAGCCATGACCATGCAGAGCACGATCATGACGACCACGAAGGCCATAATCACTCAAAAGACGGTCACGGCGAGTTCACTGCCGAGTATCACTACCAATGCTCAGACATTGCGAAGCTGGATACCGTGAGCACTCAATGGTTCTCTCAATTCAGCAACACAAAATTAATGACTGTGAACCTGCTTACTGACAGTGCACAAATTCAAGAAGTGCTTAACGCAGAGCGTGTTAGTTTTCGATTCTAACCAGTCTTAGATTGAATTAAACGTAGATAAACAGCCAAGTTAGTGAACACTTACTTGGCTGTACAGATCGGTGTTGTCTGAGTATTGATTATGTGAATCACACTCCAGTCGCGACACCGCTTTAATTATTGGAGCGAATATGTCTTCTGACCGTTCATCACTCGTGGTCAAACTCGAAAATATCAGCTTTCGTTGGAAACCAGAATTGCCGCCAACGCTAACGATCCCTGCACTGCATATCCAAGCCCAAGAGCACCTTTTCATCAAAGGGCCTAGTGGCTGTGGAAAATCAACATTGTTAGGACTACTGACTGGAATCAACCAAGCCGAGCAAGGGGTAGTATCTATCCTTGGCCAAGATCTCACACAGCAAACTCCTCGCCAAAGAGATAAATTCAGAGCCGACCATATTGGTTATATTTTTCAACAGTTTAATCTACTTCCTTACTTGTCAGTAATCGACAACGTGACACTTCCTTGCCAGTTTTCAAAGATTCGCAAACAGCAAGTAACAGAAAGTAACCACAGCCTACAAGCCACCGCTCAAGATCTATTATTACGACTAAAACTTCCTCAATCCTTAATGGATAAACCCGTTACCGAGTTGAGTATTGGCCAACAACAACGGGTCGCGGCAGCACGAGCCTTAATCGGCCAACCCAAAATCATCATTGCTGATGAACCAACCTCCGCTTTGGATCACGACAACCGAGAAGCCTTTATTGAACTGTTGCTAGAACAAGCCAATCAAGCAGGGTCGACTCTGATCTTTGTGAGTCACGATCCAACACTAGAAAAACTGTTCACTCGAAGCATAGATTTAAAAACCCTTAACCAAGCTAAGGTCGTCGTATGAAAGTTATTACTCACTTAGCCTTAAAAAGCGTGCTCAACCGTAAAGCAACTGCCATTCTCACGATTCTCACCGTCGCGGTGTCCGTCATTCTGTTACTCGGTGTAGAACGTGTCAGAACCGAAGCCAAGAGTAGCTTTGCGAACACCATTTCAGGTACAGACCTGATCGTTGGAGGCCGCTCTGGTCAGGTAAACCTGCTGCTTTATTCAGTATTTCGAATCGGTAATGCAACCAACAACATCGACTGGAAAAGTTACGAGGAATTTAGCCAACACAAAGCCGTAAAGTGGACGATACCCATTTCATTGGGGGATTCACACAAAGGCTTCCGTGTCATGGGAACAAACCACAGCTACTTTGAAAACTATCGCTATGGAAGTAAGCAACCACTTACTTTTAAACAAGGGAAAGAGTTCAACCAATTATTTGATGTGGTAATTGGTGCCGATGTTGCAAAGAAGTTGGATTACAAGATCGGTGATCACATCATTCTGGCACACGGTATCAGTGATGTTGCCTTCAGCCGCCACGATAACCTTCCCTTTACGATTGTGGGAATACTGGCGCCCACTGGAACACCAGTAGATAAGACCGTGCATGTCTCATTGGAGGCAATAGAAGCGATTCACGTTGGCTGGGAATCCGGTGCCAACCTGGGGCACACGCCAGATGCAGAAACATTAAAAACTTTTGATTTCCAACCCAAGCAAATTACCGCAATGATGCTTGGGCTTAACTCGAAGATCCAAACCTTCGCACTGCAACGAGAAATTAATAACTATCGCAAAGAACCATTGAGTGCCATTATACCAGGCATTGCGCTGCACGAATTGTGGGGCATGATGGCCGTGGCAGAACAAGCTCTGCTGATTGTTTCAGGATTTGTTGTTGTCGCCGGTTTATTGGGTATGCTCAGCAGTCTACTCACGAGCTTACAAGAAAGACGCCGAGAGATGGCCATTCTGCGTGCGATGGGCGCGAGACCTCGTCATGTGTTTGGTTTATTGATCAGTGAAGCCAGCACCTTGACCTTCCTTGGCATAACATTAGGTGTTGCGGTGTTGTTTGCACTGATTGCTGTGGTTGCTCCTATTGTGCAGCAAAGTTATGGTATCAACATATCACTATCAGCCATCACATCGCATGAGTGGACACTGCTTATGCTGGTACAAGTGGCCGGAATCATTATCGGCTTTATTCCCGCTTTCAGGGCTTACCGTCAGTCATTATCTGATGGTATGACGATTCGAATCTAAAATAGGAACCTATAATGCAACGCAAATTCCTACTGATACTTGGACTACTTCTGTTCCCGTTTATCAGTACTGCTCATGCAGACACCACTTCGACTGACGAGTCAGTATTAACTCTCGACTGGATTGACTTGATTCCCGAGTCAGAGCGAGCACAACTCGATTCGGTTGGCATGCCGATAGTCAACCACAATAGTATGGATAAACCCCAGCAATCGACAATTGGCGCGGTTCGCCCAGAGCTGAATGGCAGCACAGTCAAGATCCCCGGTTTTGTGATTCCATTGGAAGGTGATGAGAACATGATCACTGAATTTCTTCTGGTTCCATACTTTGGCGCATGTATCCACGTTCCGCCACCGCCACCGAACCAAATCATCTATGTAAAGTTTCCCAAAGGTGCCCCAATCCAGCAACTATGGGATGTGATCTATGTCGTCGGTACACTGAAAACAGAATCCATAAGCCATGACTTGGCTCAAACAGGTTATCTTATTGAAGGGACTGCGATAGAAGAATATGATGACATGTGATGATTAAAAGGATAGCTCAAGGATGAGCTCCCTTTACTGTAAAATACACAATAAAACAACATTTAAGCAACAAGGCTATTTGTCTAAATTATACGATGTAATGAGATAAATAGGCTAGAGCAACCACATAAATAGCCAGTAACACCCCTATTCCTAGCTGTTTTTTTAGCCTATTATTATTAACCTGGCTCATAACCCCTCCTTAACAAGGTCATTTAAATTTAACATCTTATTAGCATTATCAAAAGTAAAACTTGGTTAAACTCTTCAACTTTGCATGCAAAATCTAGCCACCAATAAGATAAAGAGTTACATTTTAGACAGTTAAGTCGTCTCCTAACGGTACTCTTATGTCAGAAACCCAAAAGCCAGTAATCATTGAGCATGCCAGTAATACACAGCACAAGCATGAAAAAAAACCTCATCTTGCTGACAGCGCAAGTAGAATGTTGCACATCGCACAAAGCTTCGGTTTAGATGCCTTAATTACTCCTAATGCAAAAGCTAATGATAAAGGTGAGATCACTCTTATCGAGCGGGCGCTATTGCGAGAGAAAAAACGCAAAGAGCTCCGCCAAAAGAACCTCGAACAGATTCTAAAACTGGCGCACTCTTCCTGTAAGGATGAAGCCGCCGGAGAACCCGATCAGGATTGGCTGTACCGCTTCTTCGATATGGCACAAGAGATTCATAATACGTCTATGCAAAGGCTTTGGGGGCAAGTATTAAAAAGAGAGGTAACTAACCCAGGCTCGACGTCAATGAAAGCACTGAAGCTCTTACAAGACATGACACCAAAAGAAGCGCTGACCCTACAAAGAGCAGCATCGCTTGGCTGTTGTTTTGGGGGGGATAACAGCAGAAAATTATTACTCGGTTTTAAATCTCATACTGGGATATTCGGATTTGGTAAAAGAGACACAACCAATGCCATCAACCTTGGTGGGCACAACCTTCCCTACTCTAGCTTACTCCACTTGATAGAGCTTGGGATTATTCTGGGCACAGAATTAGAATCCGGAGAGATTGATTTCGATCCAGCCCTACACCTAACCTATCAGGGTAAGAGCATGTCACTGGCACCGTTATCAAAAGGGGTGAAGCTGATTTACTATCGATTCAGTCCAACAGGCAATGAGCTTTGCTCCTTGCTTGGCAACAAGCCAAACACGCAATATTACGACCAACTGATTGCGCTCTTAAGCCAAAAATTCACGATTCAGACCGAAGTGAAAAGCAGTGTGAATTACACCGTCTAAACAATCGACAGTGCAATAAATAGACGGTGTAAAAAGCGAAGAGTATTGATAGGAATCAAGAGGTCTAGAAGATAGGTTTCTTGTCTCGGTAAACTAAGGCTGTACGACTTATCGTTATGGATAAGTCGATAAGTAAGTAAACAGCCTCAGTCATACCAACGATCTCAATTGGCTAAAATATTTCGCTTCTCCAACGCGTCAATACACAGTTCGACCAATTCATCGAGTGTCTTCTCTCCTGCAGGCAAATCAATCTCAGGGCTCTGAGGCGCTTCGTAAGCCGAACTAATACCAGTGAAGTTCGGGATTTCTCCAGCACGTGCTTTCTTATACAGACCTTTCGGGTCACGCTGCTCGCACACTTCCAGTGGTGTATTGACAAACACCTCAAGAAATTCTCCTTGCGGCAGTAAGTCTCGTACCAACTGTCTTTCCGCTTGATGCGGAGAAATAAAAGCAGACAACACGATCAGGCCTGCATCTGCCATCAATTTAGCCAACTCACCAATTCGGCGAATATTCTCGCGGCGATCTTGCTCAGAGAAACCCAAATCGCTGCATAATCCATGACGGACATTATCGCCATCCAACAAGTAAGTATGGTAACCAAGTTGTGCCAAGCGATTCTCTAATGCTCCAGCAATGGTCGATTTCCCAGAACCGGATAACCCCGTGAACCAAAGCACCGCTGGTTTTTGTGATTTCAGTTCTGAACGGAATGTTTTATCAATCGAGTGTTGATGCCACACAACATTCTCATCTTTGGGTTTGAGTACTGCGGTCATAATTAGTCCTTTAAATAAACAGCATTAAAATGGGAAAAAATAAGGAATTAGCGTCAATACCAAACCCGAATAAACAATCGAGATTGGAATGCCGATACGTAGATAATCCGTTAAATGGTAATTACCCACACTGTAAACCAATAAATTGGTTTGATAGCCGTATGGCGAAATAAAACTGGCACTGGCCCCAAACAGTACTGCCATAATGAACGGCATTGGGTCGACGCCATAGCCCACCGCCATACTGTAGCCAATCGGAAAGGAAAGCGCTGCCGCTGCATTATTGGTCACCAGTTCGGTCAAAACCAGAGTCATGAAGTAGGTCGCGACTAACGCGCCAAACACGCCCCAACCATTAAAAGCCTCCATAAACATCTGCCCCATACGCTCAGATAATCCCGATGAAATCATCAACTGAGCAATAGACAGAGCAGAGCCCACGATCACCACAATATCAACAGGAAAACGGCGGCGCAGCTCACTCAGTTGGACGACACCAAATACCACCAGCAGTAATATAAATCCCGCTAGCCCTTTTATAATCGGGACCACATCAGCGAGCGATAATCCAATAACACTGGCAAAGCCAAGCAGAACTAACGTTGATTTATCGACATCAAGTTTGGCACTTGAGTCCAAATCATTCATCAATACAAACTCTTTATTATGTTGCTGGCGCTGTTCTTCAAAGCGTTTGCCGGGAACTAAAATTAGGGTATCACCAGCGGTTAATGTGATATTCCCTAGCCCACCTTCAAGACGTTCATGGCCACGACGAATAGCCACCACAACCGCATCGAAACGGTCTCTAAACTGGCTGGTTTTTAGGGTTTTGTTACAGAAGCTTGCTGACGAGCTCACCACCACTTCAACAAAGCTCTGGCCGTTCAGATGGTGCTGACCAAACAGAGTCAGTCCTTGGATTTCTTGCAGTGTCGCCACACTCTCGACATCGCCACAAAACAGCAATCGGTCACGAGCTTGAAGTATGAAGTCAGGGTCAATCGACGCGGTGGTTTTACCGTCTCGAATCACTTCCGCTAAGAACAGTTTTCTCAATGCTCTGAGGTTATTCTCGCTAACACTACGGCCAACTAGCGGTGAGCCGGGCTCAACTCTTGCTTCTAAGAAGTAAGGCAGATCGTCTTGCGATCCATCATCGTAGCTGGGTAAGAAGTAACTCAAAGGAATGAGGATCAACACACCACCGACCAAGACGGCTAAACCGATCAAAGTAGGCGCAAAGAAATTAAGGCTGGGAAGCCCTGCATCTTCAACAAAACTATTGATGATCAAGTTGGTAGAAGTACCGATCAATGTCAGGGTGCCACCTAAAATGGCAGCGTAAGACAAAGGGATAAGCAGTTTAGAGGGCGCATGTTGTTGATTACGTTTGATCGCTCCGATCAAAGAGACCACCACCGCCGTGTTATTGGTAAAAGAAGACAATAGCGCTGTGGAAATACCCAACTTAGCCACTACAGTACCGAGTCGACCTTCTGATATATTACGGCTAACCCAGCTGATTAAGCGAGTTTTCTCCAACGCACTTGATGCGAGGATCAGAAGAATTAAAGTCAGTAACGAGGAGTTAGTGAAGTTATTGGCTAGGCTCGACAAATCGATCATACCAGCCATAAAAGCAATAAACGCCGCGCCAGCGAAGATAAAGCTTGGCTTAATACGGGTAACGAGCAGGCAAGTAATGATGCCGAGCAAAATCGCCAATACAAATCCTTGTTGCCACATATACCCGTCCTTTATGGCGGAAACGATCGGTTTCCGCCTGATTCAATCAGCTGTTACTTGGTCGTTTATGACTTCAGTAATTGGCTTAGATCTTTGGCATCCCAATGAGGGAAATGTTTGCGAACCAATGCGTTGAACTCAAGTTCAAATGCAGAGAAGTTAGCGACTTGCTGTTCAACAGAGCCCAACCGGTCTCGAATTAAACCCGCACCAACCGTGACGTTGGTAAGACGGTCAATAATAATAAAACCACCGGTGTCAGCACTCTCACGGTATTTATCCAGCGCAACAGTCTCGTTCAACGACCACTCACACAAGCCAATACCATTCAGTGGCAACTCATCGCCAGCGTGAGTCGATAAGTTATTGATGTCATACTGATGACGAACCGCTTCAACCTGACCGACAGTTTTCTTGCCTGCTATCTTGATGTCGTAAGCTTTGCCCGGTTGCAATGGTTGTTCTGTCATCCACACGGTGTCGGCCAATACATGGTTAGTGGATTCAATCTGCGCGTTTTCCAGCACAATCAAATCACCACGGCTGATATCGATCTCATCTTCAAGGGTCAGTGTTACTGCCAAGCCCGCTTGTGCAGAGTCCAAGTCACCATCAAAAGTCACAATGCGTGCAATTTTCGAGGTTTTACCCGACGGCAGCGCCTTGATCTCATCACCGACACTGACACGGCCAGAAGCAACCGTGCCTGCAAAACCACGGAAGTCTAAGTTGGGACGGTTTACATACTGCACTGGGAATCGGAATTCACCCGCAGAGCGTTTTTGGTCGATGTCGACGTTCTCTAACACTTCGAGTAGAGATGGGCCTTCGAACCATGCAAGCTCTTTACTTGGCGCTGCAACATTAATACCTTCAAGTGCCGATACGGGCAGAACCTGAATATTGGTTTCGCCTTCTAGGTTTTCTGCAAACGCTAGGTATTGATCGCGAATTTCTTCAAAACGATCTTGCGAGTACTCCACAAGATCCATCTTGTTTACAGCGACGATGAAATGCTTTAAACCAAGCAGGTTAGAAATAAACGAGTGACGACGGGTTTGATCCAGAACGCCCTTACGCGCATCAATCAAGATCACGGCGAGATCACACGTTGAAGCACCGGTTGCCATATTGCGCGTGTACTGCTCATGCCCTGGAGTATCAGCAATAATGAATTTACGCTTTTGAGTCGAGAAGTAGCGGTAAGCCACATCGATGGTGATCCCTTGCTCACGCTCAGCCTGTAAGCCATCAACAAGCAGTGCCAAATCAGGTTTCTCACCTGTGGTACCCACTCGTTGGCTATCCGAGTGAACCGCCGCTAGCTGATCTTCATAAATCTGTTTTGTATCATGGAGTAAGCGACCGATTAACGTACTTTTACCGTCATCTACCGAGCCACATGTTAAAAATCTAAGCATAGATTTATGCTGATGCTGACTTAGATAACCTTCAATCCCGAGTTCAGCCAATTCGGCTTCTACTGCACTATTCATTTTTCTTTCCTTAGATTCTTAGAAATAACCTTGGCGTTTTTTCAGCTCCATAGAGCCCGACTGATCATGGTCAATCGCTCGGCCTTGACGCTCACTAGACGTCGCCACCAGCATCTCTTCAATAATGCCAGTTAGCGTATTCGCCTCAGATTCAACCGCTCCGGTTAGTGGGTAACAACCTAAAGTACGAAAACGAACGCTTTTCTCTTCAATCACTTCACCTTCTTGCAGCTCCATGCGGTCATCATCCACCATAATCAGCATGCCATCACGCTCAACCACAGGACGTTTGTCTGAAAGGTAAAGTGGTACAATATCGATGCTCTCTAGGTAGATGTATTGCCAGATATCGAGTTCAGTCCAGTTAGATAGTGGGAATACTCGAATACTTTCGCCCTTATTCACCTGACCGTTGTAGGTATGCCAAAGCTCTGGGCGCTGGTTTTTTGGATCCCATGTGTGGTTCTTATCACGGAAAGAGTAAACACGCTCTTTCGCTCGAGATTTCTCCTCATCACGACGCGCACCACCAAAAGCGGCATCGAACCCATACTTGTTTAACGCTTGTTTAAGACCTTGAGTTTTCATGATGTCGGTATGCTTAGAAGAACCGTGTACAAATGGGCTACACCCCATTGCCAGACCTTCAGGGTTCTTATGGACCAAAAGCTCAAAACCGTACTTTTCTGCTGTGCGGTCACGAAATTCAATCATCTCGCGGAATTTCCAATCCGTATCAACGTGTAATAGTGGGAATGGAATCTTACCTGGGTAAAACGCTTTGCGAGCTAAATGAAGCATCACAGAAGAATCTTTACCGATGGAGTACATCATCACGGGGTTATCAAACTCAGCCGCGACTTCACGGATAATATGAATACTTTCCGCTTCGAGCTGTTTTAGGTGGGTTAAACGT from Vibrio artabrorum includes these protein-coding regions:
- a CDS encoding SLC13 family permease translates to MWQQGFVLAILLGIITCLLVTRIKPSFIFAGAAFIAFMAGMIDLSSLANNFTNSSLLTLILLILASSALEKTRLISWVSRNISEGRLGTVVAKLGISTALLSSFTNNTAVVVSLIGAIKRNQQHAPSKLLIPLSYAAILGGTLTLIGTSTNLIINSFVEDAGLPSLNFFAPTLIGLAVLVGGVLILIPLSYFLPSYDDGSQDDLPYFLEARVEPGSPLVGRSVSENNLRALRKLFLAEVIRDGKTTASIDPDFILQARDRLLFCGDVESVATLQEIQGLTLFGQHHLNGQSFVEVVVSSSASFCNKTLKTSQFRDRFDAVVVAIRRGHERLEGGLGNITLTAGDTLILVPGKRFEEQRQQHNKEFVLMNDLDSSAKLDVDKSTLVLLGFASVIGLSLADVVPIIKGLAGFILLLVVFGVVQLSELRRRFPVDIVVIVGSALSIAQLMISSGLSERMGQMFMEAFNGWGVFGALVATYFMTLVLTELVTNNAAAALSFPIGYSMAVGYGVDPMPFIMAVLFGASASFISPYGYQTNLLVYSVGNYHLTDYLRIGIPISIVYSGLVLTLIPYFFPF
- the cysC gene encoding adenylyl-sulfate kinase — encoded protein: MTAVLKPKDENVVWHQHSIDKTFRSELKSQKPAVLWFTGLSGSGKSTIAGALENRLAQLGYHTYLLDGDNVRHGLCSDLGFSEQDRRENIRRIGELAKLMADAGLIVLSAFISPHQAERQLVRDLLPQGEFLEVFVNTPLEVCEQRDPKGLYKKARAGEIPNFTGISSAYEAPQSPEIDLPAGEKTLDELVELCIDALEKRNILAN
- a CDS encoding ABC transporter ATP-binding protein, yielding MSSDRSSLVVKLENISFRWKPELPPTLTIPALHIQAQEHLFIKGPSGCGKSTLLGLLTGINQAEQGVVSILGQDLTQQTPRQRDKFRADHIGYIFQQFNLLPYLSVIDNVTLPCQFSKIRKQQVTESNHSLQATAQDLLLRLKLPQSLMDKPVTELSIGQQQRVAAARALIGQPKIIIADEPTSALDHDNREAFIELLLEQANQAGSTLIFVSHDPTLEKLFTRSIDLKTLNQAKVVV
- a CDS encoding DUF3299 domain-containing protein; this encodes MQRKFLLILGLLLFPFISTAHADTTSTDESVLTLDWIDLIPESERAQLDSVGMPIVNHNSMDKPQQSTIGAVRPELNGSTVKIPGFVIPLEGDENMITEFLLVPYFGACIHVPPPPPNQIIYVKFPKGAPIQQLWDVIYVVGTLKTESISHDLAQTGYLIEGTAIEEYDDM
- a CDS encoding ABC transporter permease translates to MKVITHLALKSVLNRKATAILTILTVAVSVILLLGVERVRTEAKSSFANTISGTDLIVGGRSGQVNLLLYSVFRIGNATNNIDWKSYEEFSQHKAVKWTIPISLGDSHKGFRVMGTNHSYFENYRYGSKQPLTFKQGKEFNQLFDVVIGADVAKKLDYKIGDHIILAHGISDVAFSRHDNLPFTIVGILAPTGTPVDKTVHVSLEAIEAIHVGWESGANLGHTPDAETLKTFDFQPKQITAMMLGLNSKIQTFALQREINNYRKEPLSAIIPGIALHELWGMMAVAEQALLIVSGFVVVAGLLGMLSSLLTSLQERRREMAILRAMGARPRHVFGLLISEASTLTFLGITLGVAVLFALIAVVAPIVQQSYGINISLSAITSHEWTLLMLVQVAGIIIGFIPAFRAYRQSLSDGMTIRI
- a CDS encoding TIGR03899 family protein encodes the protein MSETQKPVIIEHASNTQHKHEKKPHLADSASRMLHIAQSFGLDALITPNAKANDKGEITLIERALLREKKRKELRQKNLEQILKLAHSSCKDEAAGEPDQDWLYRFFDMAQEIHNTSMQRLWGQVLKREVTNPGSTSMKALKLLQDMTPKEALTLQRAASLGCCFGGDNSRKLLLGFKSHTGIFGFGKRDTTNAINLGGHNLPYSSLLHLIELGIILGTELESGEIDFDPALHLTYQGKSMSLAPLSKGVKLIYYRFSPTGNELCSLLGNKPNTQYYDQLIALLSQKFTIQTEVKSSVNYTV
- the cysD gene encoding sulfate adenylyltransferase subunit CysD: MDQERLTHLKQLEAESIHIIREVAAEFDNPVMMYSIGKDSSVMLHLARKAFYPGKIPFPLLHVDTDWKFREMIEFRDRTAEKYGFELLVHKNPEGLAMGCSPFVHGSSKHTDIMKTQGLKQALNKYGFDAAFGGARRDEEKSRAKERVYSFRDKNHTWDPKNQRPELWHTYNGQVNKGESIRVFPLSNWTELDIWQYIYLESIDIVPLYLSDKRPVVERDGMLIMVDDDRMELQEGEVIEEKSVRFRTLGCYPLTGAVESEANTLTGIIEEMLVATSSERQGRAIDHDQSGSMELKKRQGYF
- the cysN gene encoding sulfate adenylyltransferase subunit CysN, with protein sequence MNSAVEAELAELGIEGYLSQHQHKSMLRFLTCGSVDDGKSTLIGRLLHDTKQIYEDQLAAVHSDSQRVGTTGEKPDLALLVDGLQAEREQGITIDVAYRYFSTQKRKFIIADTPGHEQYTRNMATGASTCDLAVILIDARKGVLDQTRRHSFISNLLGLKHFIVAVNKMDLVEYSQDRFEEIRDQYLAFAENLEGETNIQVLPVSALEGINVAAPSKELAWFEGPSLLEVLENVDIDQKRSAGEFRFPVQYVNRPNLDFRGFAGTVASGRVSVGDEIKALPSGKTSKIARIVTFDGDLDSAQAGLAVTLTLEDEIDISRGDLIVLENAQIESTNHVLADTVWMTEQPLQPGKAYDIKIAGKKTVGQVEAVRHQYDINNLSTHAGDELPLNGIGLCEWSLNETVALDKYRESADTGGFIIIDRLTNVTVGAGLIRDRLGSVEQQVANFSAFELEFNALVRKHFPHWDAKDLSQLLKS
- the zrgA gene encoding zinc uptake protein ZrgA, which translates into the protein MKPTILAVVIGMTVSTNVLANEEFRSHEAHEHGKVEVNIAQDGQELLVEVTAPGADVVGFEHDPKTAAQKTVFKQAVAQLNKPEELFAFNNAGCTLKFKSVTNTLESEHDDHEGHDHAEHDHDDHQSHDHAEHDHDDHEGHNHSKDGHGEFTAEYHYQCSDIAKLDTVSTQWFSQFSNTKLMTVNLLTDSAQIQEVLNAERVSFRF